The nucleotide window GTTTTGTTTCGGTTGATGATGTAGCTGTCCAGTTTGTCGATGAGGTCATCGCGGCCGGCGAAGTCGCCGTGCCGCAGGACGCTGCGGGTCAGGGCGGAGAAGACCAGCTCGACCTGGTTGAGCCACGAGGCGTGGGGCGGGGTGAAGTGCGCTGTCCAGCGTGGATGGGCCTTGAACCATGCCTTGGTGTGCTTGGCGGTGTGCGAAGAACCGTTGTCCAGCACCACGTGGATGTCCGTGCTGTCGGGGATGAGCGCGTTGATCCGGTCGAGGAATTCGGTGAAGGTCGCCGCGTTGTTGCGGGCGATCACCTCGGTGAGGACCTCGCCGGTGCGCACGTCGAGTGCGGCAACCAGGGAGGCGGTGCCGTGGCGGACGTACTCGAACTCCTGGCGGGCTGCCTGGCCTGGGGTGGTGGGGCGGCCGGGATGTTTGCGGGAGCGGGCGGCGATCGCGGTCTTCTCGTCGATCGACAGCAGCACCGCGTCCTGGGGCGGGTTGCGGTAGAGGTCGCAGATGTGCTCGGCGCGTTGCCAGAAGTCGGGGGTGTCGCGGCGGGTGAGCCAGCTGCGGACCTTGTGCGGCTTGAGGTCCAGGTCCGCCAGTATCCGCCCGATGTGGGAGGGCGAGACGGCTGCGAAGACGGTGCTGGCGACCCGCTCGGCGATTGCCCGATGGGTCCAGGTGGCCGCCGGGTGCGGTGGTTCGCTGGTCGCGGCGGCCACGATCGCCACACGTACCCGGTCGTCGTACACCTTGGGCCGGCCCGGGCGCCCGGTGTCCTTCAGGCCGTCCGGCCCGCGCTCGGCGAAGCGGCCGCGCCACTTGCGCACCGTGTTGATGGCGACGTTTAGCTCGCGTGCTATCTCCGCGTTGGTCTGGCCGCCGGCGGCCGCGAGCACGATCCTGGCCCGCAGAACGTCGCGGACCTGGGCTTTCGCTGATGCCGTCAACTGCTCCAGGGCCTTGTGCGTGGTCTCGTCCAAGGTGACGGCCACCGCCGCGACCGCTCCGCCCGGATGCCTGCGTACGTTCATGATCGATGATCATGGCGGCTAGCCTGCGGACCGGGCAGGATGGGGTCCGTGCCGAAGAACCCACCCGACTCGATGCAGCACCACCTGCGCGTTCGTCTGAACGCCCGAGCCAAGGACCGCTGGCCGCAACTGGCCCGCGTCGAGGTCCGCTTCCGCACCGGATTCGCTTACGTGAGCGGCGAGTTGGAGGACGGCGAGCAGATCCCCCTGTGTCGCCTGCGCTTCACCGGAGTCCTGCACACCTGGGGCTTCGCCCTCTACCTGGCCAGCCGCAACACCTACCAGGACAACATCCTGCCCACCGGCCTGCCCTTCGGCAGCCCCGAGGACTGCCTGGACTGCGCCTGCTACCTCTACCTCGGCGACCAGCCAGCCTGATCAACACCCCTCCACGAACTAACGCGGAGTAGCACTAGTGCTGCTCCGCGTAAGTTCGTGGAGGGGGGCTACTCAGGGCGTCGGGTCTCCGAGGTAGAGGCCGCACGCGCAGTCGAGCGCCTCTTCGGGTGAGCCGAAGGGCAGCCCGGTGGGCAGGAGGTTGTCCTCGTACTTGTCTCGGCTGGCGAGGTAAAGCGCGAAGCCCCAGGTGTGCAGGACGCCGGTGAAGCGCAGGCGACACAGAGGAAGTGCTTCTGCCTCGTCGGGCAACTCGCCTGCCACGTAGGCGAATCCGGCTCGGAAGCGAACCTGGACGCGGGTGAGCTGGGGCCAGCGCTCCTTGGCGCGGGCGTTCAGCCGGTGGCTCAGGTGGTGCTGCATCGATTCGGGCGGGTTCTTCGGCACGGGGTCCATCCTGCAGGGTTCCACCCCGACACGCCATGATCATCTCTTTGGTCGGGCGGACGGGCGGGGTGCCGGGGCGTGGATGCGGTGGTGGTGGAGTTGGACGAGGTGGTGCGTGAGCGCCTGATAAGGGTAGCTGCCTCGGTAAAAGCGCAGGTGAGAGAAGTTCTCCGGGCGCGGATCGTGCTGGCTGCCGCCGAGGGCTTGAGTAATGGCGCCATCGCGCTGGAGCTGGCGGTCACCGTGAACACGGTCCGCAAGTGGCGTGGCCGGTTCGCGCTCCAGGGGCCGGGCGGGCTCAAGGACGCCGGCCGCTCGGGACGTCCCAAGATTTACGGCCCCGATGTGCGGGTGGCGATCGTGGCGGTGGCCACCAGCGCACCCCCGCACCCGGAGGCGACCTGGTCGCACCGCACGATCGCCGCCCGGGTCGCCGGCACCGTCTTCGCCGCCATCTCAGCCTCCCAAGTCGGCCGGATCCTGGCGGACTTGGACCTTAAGCCGCACCGGGTCCGCGGCTGGCTCACCCGCCGCGACACCCCCGACTTCTGGGACCGCGTCGCGGACGTGTGCGACCTTTACCGCAACCCGCCCCAGGGCGCGGTGGTGCTCTCTATCGACGAGAAGACCGCGATCGCCGCCCGCTCCCGGCGACACTCCCGCCGCCCCGCCCGCCCCGGCGAGCCCGCCCGCGAGGAGTTCGAGTACCGCCGCCACGGCACCGCATCCCTGGTCGCCGCCCTGGACGTACGCACCGGCGAGGTCCTCACCGAGGTCATCGCCCGCAACGACGCGGCGACCTTCACCGCGTTCCTCGACCAGCTCGACGCGGCCATCGCCCCAGGTCAGAACATTCACGTTGTCCTGGACAACGGCTCCTCCCACACCGCCAAACACACCAAGAAGTGGCTGGCAGCGCACCCCCGCTGGACCGTGCACTGGACCCCGCCGCACGCCTCCTGGTTGAACCAAATCGAGCTGTACTTCTCTGCCATGACCCGCCGAGTCCTGCGCCACGGCGACTTCTCCAGCCGCGACGACCTCATCGACAAACTGGAGACCTACGTCATCGGCCGCAACGAAACCGCGAAGCCATACAGGTGGACCTACGACGGCACCCCGCTCAAGGCC belongs to Streptomyces finlayi and includes:
- a CDS encoding IS630 family transposase, producing MNVRRHPGGAVAAVAVTLDETTHKALEQLTASAKAQVRDVLRARIVLAAAGGQTNAEIARELNVAINTVRKWRGRFAERGPDGLKDTGRPGRPKVYDDRVRVAIVAAATSEPPHPAATWTHRAIAERVASTVFAAVSPSHIGRILADLDLKPHKVRSWLTRRDTPDFWQRAEHICDLYRNPPQDAVLLSIDEKTAIAARSRKHPGRPTTPGQAARQEFEYVRHGTASLVAALDVRTGEVLTEVIARNNAATFTEFLDRINALIPDSTDIHVVLDNGSSHTAKHTKAWFKAHPRWTAHFTPPHASWLNQVELVFSALTRSVLRHGDFAGRDDLIDKLDSYIINRNKTAKPFRWTYDGTPLKEAA
- a CDS encoding IS630 family transposase, translated to MREVLRARIVLAAAEGLSNGAIALELAVTVNTVRKWRGRFALQGPGGLKDAGRSGRPKIYGPDVRVAIVAVATSAPPHPEATWSHRTIAARVAGTVFAAISASQVGRILADLDLKPHRVRGWLTRRDTPDFWDRVADVCDLYRNPPQGAVVLSIDEKTAIAARSRRHSRRPARPGEPAREEFEYRRHGTASLVAALDVRTGEVLTEVIARNDAATFTAFLDQLDAAIAPGQNIHVVLDNGSSHTAKHTKKWLAAHPRWTVHWTPPHASWLNQIELYFSAMTRRVLRHGDFSSRDDLIDKLETYVIGRNETAKPYRWTYDGTPLKAA